A section of the Rossellomorea marisflavi genome encodes:
- a CDS encoding M42 family metallopeptidase yields MELIKQLVEIPSPSGNTQKIIQFIEDELGGLGLDMKRNHKGGLLITIPGEDQSRHRMLTAHVDALGAMVKEVKGNGRLRLSMIGGFRWNAVEGENCQIETSSGKVYTGTILMHQTSVHVYKDAGEAKRDEVNIEVRIDEKVRNGEDVRDLGIEVGDFVSFDPRAEITDSGFIKSRHLDDKASVAMLMKLIRHICSEEIRLPYTTHFLISNNEEIGYGGNSNIPAETVEYLAVDMGAIGDGQSTDEYTVSICAKDSSGPYHYGFRKHLVRLAEENGIDYKVDIYPYYGSDASAAIRAGFDIVHGLIGAGIDSSHAYERTHESSILHTETLLWHYVRSSMADA; encoded by the coding sequence ATGGAACTGATCAAACAGCTTGTAGAAATCCCGAGTCCTTCTGGTAACACGCAGAAGATCATTCAATTCATTGAAGATGAGCTTGGTGGCCTTGGACTTGATATGAAGAGGAATCATAAGGGAGGGCTCCTCATCACGATCCCGGGAGAGGATCAAAGCCGTCACCGCATGCTGACAGCCCACGTGGATGCCCTTGGTGCCATGGTCAAAGAAGTGAAGGGGAATGGCCGTCTCCGCCTCTCCATGATAGGTGGATTCAGATGGAATGCCGTTGAAGGTGAGAACTGTCAGATCGAGACTTCTTCCGGTAAAGTATACACCGGCACGATCCTCATGCACCAAACCTCAGTCCATGTTTATAAAGATGCGGGTGAAGCAAAGAGGGATGAGGTGAATATCGAGGTGCGGATCGATGAAAAGGTCCGAAATGGTGAAGACGTCAGGGATCTTGGCATTGAAGTCGGGGACTTTGTATCATTCGATCCACGTGCCGAGATCACCGACAGCGGATTCATCAAGTCGAGACATCTTGACGATAAGGCAAGTGTCGCCATGCTCATGAAACTGATCAGGCACATTTGTTCTGAGGAAATCAGACTGCCGTATACAACTCACTTCCTCATCTCGAACAATGAAGAAATCGGTTACGGGGGGAATTCGAATATCCCTGCCGAGACGGTGGAATACCTGGCTGTCGACATGGGAGCGATCGGTGATGGTCAATCCACGGATGAATACACAGTTTCCATCTGTGCAAAAGATTCCAGCGGACCCTATCATTATGGATTCAGGAAACATCTGGTAAGGCTGGCAGAAGAAAACGGAATCGACTATAAAGTCGATATCTATCCGTACTATGGATCCGATGCTTCAGCTGCAATCAGGGCAGGATTCGATATCGTCCACGGGCTGATCGGTGCAGGAATTGATTCATCACATGCGTATGAACGCACGCATGAATCATCGATCCTCCATACAGAGACTCTGCTTTGGCACTATGTCCGATCATCCATGGCAGATGCGTAA